Sequence from the Leisingera thetidis genome:
CCCGCTTGATTAACTTTACGCTCGATGAAGACTTTCTGTCGCTTTACCGTATCTGCATTGCCGAAGCGCATCGCCAACCGAAGATCGCCCAAGCGTTCCATGCTGCGGGCCCCGGCTTCGCCCGCGGCCTTATTGAACGATACCTGGAACGACAAGCCCAAAGCGGGGCGCTTTTGCTTGACTGCGCGGCTGCAGCGGCAGAGCAGTTCATTCAGCTCAGCTTTTCCGGCTTGATGGTGGACAGGCTGCTTGCCACCGCAGGCCAGTCCAGTGCCGCCGAGGCTGCAAAGCGCGCGGAACTGGCGGTGAACGCTTTTCTCGCCATTTATGTGCCAAGGTCAGGGTGACCGAATTTGGCAATGCCAGTTGTTGAAGTTCTTATTCGCACGGTATTTCACATCGGACCTAAGGGCTTAATCGGTTCAATGTGGCGCGGTGCGTTTTTGATTACAATACGACGCCAACCGGAAGAACCTGCCGGCCGATCAAAGCGCTTATTCAAAGCCGGACTACTTTTCTGCTGGCGACCGCGGTCCCTTCTGCAAGCCGTTGCAACTGAGCGTGCTGCGAAGATGAATTTGGTCGGAAGGGTATCACCCAGGATCCCACCTATCATCGACAGAAGCTTGCTGCAGCGGGCAAGGGAAAGGGGGGAAGCTGACGTTATGGCAAGGTTTTCGTCTTTAACGGGGAATTGTCGGGGTTGTTGATCAGTTACTGGCCACATGCATCAAAGGAGGAGGCGCGATGCCGTATGAGGATGGGATGTCGATTAGCTACGATGAGCTAACGGGAACTGTGACTGTGTGCTTTAGAGGCATAAAGGTTGTGTTGCCCCAAGGCTATACCAGCCGCGTCGAAGGTATCGCTGCAGGTGAGGATTGGTGCCGAAAGTACGGCTGGTCTGGATAGGAGTGCAATGCATGACGAACGTGACAGAGTTCGAGTGTGAATGCGGCCATGTGGAGGCGGTGCCGACCAGATACGAGGCGCTTCAGAGCTATAATGGGTGCGCGGTCTTTGTTTGTCCTAGCTGCGGGGGCGGGCAAGAGTGTTTGGTGCTTCCGAAGCAGTTTTTTTTTGAGGGCGAAGACGCCAGCGCAAAATCCAAGTAAGGAGCAATGGCATGGCAAACAGAGTGAGGTTTGATCTTAAGTGCGCCTGTGGCCACAAGGGTGAAATCCTAATCAAGGAAAATGATGCTCCATTTTCAACGCCCTAAGAAGATTATAGCCTGTTGGGGTTCGAGGGTGGCACGCACTACG
This genomic interval carries:
- a CDS encoding TetR/AcrR family transcriptional regulator, translating into MVFRKRKAVLDGGRAVFFARGYAGASMDEIADTAGVSKATIYAYHDSKEALFTAIVERDCKKLMSDVEGIVSDCDDMRLTLNKLAARLINFTLDEDFLSLYRICIAEAHRQPKIAQAFHAAGPGFARGLIERYLERQAQSGALLLDCAAAAAEQFIQLSFSGLMVDRLLATAGQSSAAEAAKRAELAVNAFLAIYVPRSG